A region of Cellulophaga sp. RHA19 DNA encodes the following proteins:
- a CDS encoding DUF1501 domain-containing protein has protein sequence MSEKKILEERSLILNRRNFLGKAALGVGGTALASLMGCSFFNKSEAGILTPANTISGSKGALNSLHHPAKIKRVIYLFQSGGPSQLELFDYKPLLNVRRGEDLPESIRNGQRLTGMTSGQDKFPLVGSQFDFKQYGKNGTWISDLLPYTAKMVDDLCFIKSMHTEAINHDPAVTFFQTGSQQPGRPSIGSWLSYGIGSENDNLPAFTVLLSRGSGRPQGQPLYTRLWGNGFLHSLHQGVQFRAAKDPVLYLNDPKGTTKDTKRAILDKLAALNDKQYEEFGDPEIQSRISQYEMAYRMQTSVPDVMNIDDEPDYIYKMYGSDAKIPGTYAANCLLARKLAEKDVRFIQLYHMGWDQHDNLPGAIEKQAKDVDQASAALVADLKQRGLLEDTLIVWGGEFGRTNYSQGILTADNYGRDHHPRSFTMWMAGGGIKPGISYGETDDFGYNIVKNPVHVHDFQATMMHLLGIDHKKLTYKYQGRRFRLTDVEGHVIKDILS, from the coding sequence AATACTAGAAGAAAGGTCTTTAATCTTAAACCGTAGAAACTTTTTAGGCAAAGCAGCTTTAGGAGTTGGTGGTACCGCTTTAGCATCATTAATGGGTTGTAGCTTTTTTAATAAAAGTGAAGCTGGCATACTAACACCTGCAAATACAATAAGCGGGTCTAAAGGCGCTTTAAACAGTTTGCATCATCCTGCAAAAATAAAAAGAGTTATTTATTTGTTTCAAAGTGGTGGTCCGTCTCAATTAGAGTTGTTTGATTATAAACCACTTTTAAATGTACGCAGAGGTGAAGATTTACCAGAATCTATTAGAAACGGGCAACGTTTAACTGGTATGACATCTGGGCAAGACAAGTTTCCTTTAGTTGGCTCACAATTTGATTTTAAACAGTATGGTAAAAACGGAACTTGGATTAGTGACTTATTACCCTACACCGCTAAAATGGTAGATGATTTGTGTTTTATAAAATCTATGCATACTGAAGCAATTAATCATGATCCAGCAGTTACGTTTTTTCAAACAGGATCACAACAACCAGGTAGACCTAGTATTGGTTCTTGGTTAAGTTATGGTATTGGTAGTGAAAATGACAACCTACCTGCTTTTACCGTATTATTATCTAGAGGTAGCGGAAGGCCTCAAGGTCAGCCTTTATATACCAGATTATGGGGCAACGGATTTTTACATTCCTTACACCAAGGAGTACAATTTAGGGCTGCCAAAGATCCTGTATTGTATTTAAATGACCCTAAAGGAACTACTAAAGACACCAAACGTGCTATTTTAGATAAGTTAGCTGCCTTAAACGACAAGCAGTATGAGGAGTTTGGAGATCCTGAAATACAAAGTAGAATTTCACAATATGAAATGGCATACAGAATGCAAACCTCTGTACCAGATGTTATGAATATTGATGATGAGCCAGATTATATTTATAAAATGTATGGCTCAGATGCAAAAATACCTGGCACTTATGCTGCAAACTGTTTGCTAGCAAGAAAACTAGCCGAAAAAGATGTGCGTTTTATACAGTTGTACCATATGGGTTGGGACCAACATGATAATTTACCCGGTGCTATAGAAAAGCAAGCCAAAGATGTAGACCAAGCATCTGCTGCCCTTGTAGCAGATTTAAAACAGCGTGGTTTATTAGAAGATACGCTTATTGTTTGGGGAGGTGAGTTTGGAAGAACCAACTACTCACAAGGAATATTAACAGCAGATAATTACGGAAGAGATCACCACCCAAGAAGTTTTACAATGTGGATGGCCGGTGGCGGTATTAAACCAGGTATTAGTTACGGTGAAACCGATGATTTTGGATATAACATTGTTAAAAACCCTGTGCATGTACACGATTTTCAGGCTACAATGATGCACTTACTAGGTATAGATCATAAAAAATTAACCTATAAATATCAAGGTCGTAGATTTAGATTAACAGATGTAGAGGGCCACGTTATTAAAGATATTTTGTCTTAA
- a CDS encoding 6-bladed beta-propeller, giving the protein MNRRTFIQTSSLASAGLFLSTPALHAMQPYKDAIIGHGDFKYKIDLNWGALNSNYYPVENCHEMVQDSKGRIILLTDHTKNNVIVYDKSGNLIEVWGTEFPGAHGLTLNVENGEDFLYIADNNRHEVIKTTIDGKVVQIFKFPKGSGSYKNITEYIPTETAIAANGDVYITDGYGAQHILHYNEKGELLHIFGGKGKEDHLFGNAHGITIDTRNNTAPTLLITDRMENKFKRFSMQGDYINTIHLPGAFVCRPVIHKNNIYTATIWSGDGAMDTGFVSILNSENKLVSAPGGTEPKYNNNGALQPMQQALKIFKNPHDVCIDDDDNLYVAQWNSGKTYPIKLTRV; this is encoded by the coding sequence ATGAACCGACGAACTTTTATACAAACCTCTAGCTTAGCTAGTGCAGGACTTTTTTTAAGTACACCTGCCTTACACGCAATGCAACCCTATAAAGATGCCATAATTGGTCATGGTGATTTTAAATATAAGATAGACTTAAATTGGGGTGCCCTAAACTCTAATTACTACCCTGTAGAAAACTGCCATGAAATGGTGCAAGATTCTAAAGGAAGGATAATTTTACTTACAGACCATACCAAAAACAATGTAATAGTTTATGATAAATCTGGAAATTTAATTGAAGTTTGGGGCACAGAGTTTCCTGGCGCACACGGACTAACATTAAATGTAGAAAACGGAGAAGACTTTTTGTACATAGCAGATAATAACCGTCATGAAGTAATAAAAACAACTATTGACGGTAAAGTTGTTCAAATTTTTAAATTTCCTAAAGGCTCTGGTAGTTATAAAAATATAACAGAATACATTCCTACAGAAACTGCTATTGCTGCTAATGGCGATGTTTATATTACAGATGGCTACGGAGCACAACATATTTTACATTATAATGAAAAAGGTGAGTTATTACACATTTTTGGAGGTAAAGGAAAAGAAGATCATTTATTTGGTAATGCACACGGTATTACAATAGACACACGCAACAATACAGCTCCTACACTACTAATTACTGACCGTATGGAAAATAAGTTTAAGCGTTTTAGTATGCAGGGCGATTATATAAATACAATACACTTACCTGGTGCTTTTGTTTGCAGACCTGTAATACATAAAAATAATATTTACACAGCTACTATTTGGTCTGGAGATGGTGCTATGGATACAGGTTTTGTATCAATCTTAAATAGTGAAAACAAATTAGTTTCTGCTCCTGGTGGCACTGAACCAAAGTATAATAATAATGGTGCTTTGCAGCCAATGCAACAAGCACTAAAAATATTTAAAAACCCACATGATGTTTGCATAGATGATGATGACAACCTGTATGTTGCACAATGGAACTCTGGTAAAACATACCCAATAAAATTAACCAGAGTCTAA
- a CDS encoding chitobiase/beta-hexosaminidase C-terminal domain-containing protein yields the protein MQIHTLYIHIGNLHPLFVHLPIGILSFAFILEIYLKIKKSKETDIAKLALGLAAITALFSLGTGWLLGDNGGYDEQALSRHKWMAVALTVCSVLLFILRSLNQKWSSKIFFPLFIITLVLLGITGHLGGNMTHGDDFLFQDNSTKEVAITDINKAKVYKDVVQPILDTKCVSCHNANKAKGELILTSKAFILAGGENGSVLDSINGEQASLLGRIHMPVEDKLHMPPKGKVQLTTEEVNLLEWWMKNNNCFDCTVNETNTSAQTKAILKNLEKDTTSIDILTASLEPAPLEWIAKMNANGFSILPLAEKSPLLLVTLANRKGITSKDIKKLEDYADNIVELNLGFTDFNDDMAMLLPNFKNIIKLQLQKTKITSKALEEIEKLELLESLNLYGTAVTSDIFKHLKKLDKLQKVYLYQTKIQNSELANLQKDKPQLVTKHLSDTIFNDAELNNPFIVNATDFFNTEIDIELTHVFKTANIFYTLDGTEPDTTSTKYTAPIKLTDSKTIKFYAHKDDWKQSNVVTANIKKSGLKLDSIWLDKKPHENYKGDGANSLKDLKRGSINFQDGLWLAYQGENLNATIAFNEPKEISTVSVGSLTKPTSWIFNPIGYKVWTSTNNKDYTLIKTIKLPVPQKYVDDAISFYDITFDKTVAKYVKVEVVNITKNPAWHPNPGGKSWVFVDEILVN from the coding sequence ATGCAGATACACACACTATACATACATATAGGAAATTTACACCCTTTATTTGTTCACCTTCCAATAGGCATACTAAGTTTTGCTTTTATATTAGAAATTTATTTAAAAATTAAAAAATCTAAAGAAACAGACATTGCTAAACTGGCATTGGGTTTAGCTGCTATTACTGCTTTATTTTCTTTAGGTACAGGATGGCTTTTAGGTGACAATGGTGGCTATGATGAGCAAGCACTATCTAGACATAAATGGATGGCTGTTGCACTTACAGTATGCAGTGTGTTGTTATTTATTTTACGCTCTTTAAATCAGAAATGGAGCTCAAAAATTTTCTTTCCATTATTTATAATTACACTTGTATTACTTGGTATTACAGGTCATTTAGGAGGAAATATGACTCACGGAGATGATTTTCTTTTTCAAGATAACTCTACCAAAGAAGTAGCTATTACAGATATTAATAAAGCTAAAGTATACAAAGATGTTGTACAGCCTATTTTAGATACCAAATGCGTTAGCTGTCACAATGCAAACAAAGCAAAAGGAGAACTTATACTTACTAGTAAAGCCTTTATATTGGCTGGTGGTGAAAATGGCAGTGTTTTAGATTCTATAAACGGAGAACAAGCCTCACTATTAGGAAGAATACATATGCCAGTAGAAGACAAATTGCATATGCCTCCTAAAGGAAAAGTACAGCTTACAACTGAAGAAGTTAATTTGTTAGAATGGTGGATGAAGAACAATAATTGTTTTGATTGTACTGTAAATGAAACTAACACCAGTGCACAAACTAAAGCTATTTTAAAAAATTTAGAAAAAGACACTACATCTATTGATATACTTACAGCAAGTTTAGAACCTGCTCCCTTAGAGTGGATAGCTAAAATGAATGCAAACGGATTTAGCATTCTTCCGCTAGCAGAAAAAAGTCCTTTATTACTTGTAACCCTTGCTAACAGAAAAGGTATTACCAGTAAAGACATTAAAAAACTAGAAGATTATGCAGATAATATTGTAGAACTTAATTTAGGTTTTACAGATTTTAATGATGATATGGCAATGCTATTGCCCAACTTTAAAAATATTATAAAATTACAGCTACAGAAAACAAAAATAACATCTAAAGCTTTAGAGGAGATTGAAAAGCTAGAGTTATTAGAGTCCTTAAATTTATATGGTACAGCCGTTACTAGTGATATTTTTAAGCATTTAAAAAAATTAGATAAATTACAAAAAGTATACTTATACCAAACTAAAATACAAAACAGTGAGCTAGCTAATTTACAAAAAGACAAACCACAGCTTGTTACAAAGCATTTATCTGATACAATTTTTAATGATGCCGAACTAAACAATCCGTTTATTGTAAATGCCACAGATTTTTTTAATACTGAAATTGATATAGAGCTTACGCACGTTTTTAAAACTGCAAACATATTTTACACTTTAGACGGTACTGAGCCAGACACAACATCTACTAAGTATACTGCTCCTATTAAACTTACAGACTCCAAAACCATAAAGTTTTATGCACACAAAGATGACTGGAAACAAAGCAACGTGGTAACAGCCAATATTAAAAAAAGTGGTTTAAAATTAGATTCTATTTGGTTAGATAAAAAACCACATGAAAATTATAAAGGTGATGGTGCAAACTCTTTAAAAGACTTAAAAAGAGGCTCTATAAATTTCCAAGACGGTTTGTGGTTAGCATACCAAGGAGAAAACTTAAATGCTACTATTGCTTTTAATGAACCTAAAGAGATAAGTACAGTTTCTGTTGGTTCTTTAACTAAACCTACTAGTTGGATATTTAACCCTATTGGTTACAAGGTATGGACAAGTACTAATAACAAAGATTATACACTTATAAAAACAATAAAATTACCTGTTCCCCAAAAATATGTAGATGATGCCATTTCTTTTTACGATATAACTTTTGATAAAACAGTGGCTAAATACGTAAAAGTTGAAGTGGTCAATATAACAAAAAACCCAGCTTGGCATCCAAATCCTGGAGGCAAAAGCTGGGTTTTTGTTGATGAAATTCTTGTAAACTAA
- a CDS encoding ATP-dependent Clp protease adaptor ClpS, translating into MSNQEKYLEELLVEEEVANNNEIVLFNDDVNTFDHVIDTLVDACDHTPIQAEQCAFLVHYKGKCTVKTGSYKDLEPRCSKLLQAGLSAEIV; encoded by the coding sequence ATGAGTAATCAGGAAAAATATTTAGAAGAACTTTTAGTTGAAGAAGAGGTAGCAAACAATAATGAAATAGTGTTGTTTAATGATGATGTAAATACTTTTGATCATGTTATAGACACACTGGTAGATGCTTGCGACCATACACCAATACAAGCAGAACAATGCGCTTTTTTGGTGCATTACAAAGGTAAATGTACCGTTAAAACCGGTTCATATAAAGATTTAGAACCAAGATGTAGCAAACTATTACAAGCAGGCTTAAGTGCAGAAATAGTTTAG
- the prmA gene encoding 50S ribosomal protein L11 methyltransferase, whose translation MADLVYIEYNFKVTPLQPASDILIAQLGEVGFDSFVENEEGVQAYILKDLWTEENVKNVQILSNENFDISFNFKEIEQQNWNAEWEKNFEKIVVDDVCTVRAPFHEKPNTKFDIVIEPKMSFGTGHHETTHMMLQHILEHDFTGKSVLDMGSGTGVLAILAAMKNAGSIDAIDIDNWCYLNALENKERNNCSQINVFEGDVSLLKDQKYNIIIANINRNILLADIPEYAKCLTKDGILFLSGFYKEDIPVITEKCNEVGLKFEKNLEKNNWVAVKYVF comes from the coding sequence ATGGCAGATTTAGTCTATATAGAATACAATTTTAAGGTTACACCATTGCAACCAGCATCAGACATATTAATTGCGCAATTAGGCGAAGTTGGTTTTGATAGTTTTGTAGAAAATGAAGAAGGAGTACAAGCATATATTTTAAAGGATCTTTGGACAGAAGAGAATGTAAAAAATGTGCAAATATTATCTAATGAAAATTTTGATATTAGCTTTAACTTTAAAGAAATAGAACAACAGAACTGGAATGCAGAGTGGGAAAAAAACTTTGAGAAAATTGTAGTTGATGACGTTTGTACTGTGCGTGCACCTTTTCATGAAAAGCCAAATACCAAGTTTGATATTGTTATAGAACCAAAAATGAGTTTTGGTACTGGACATCATGAAACTACACATATGATGTTACAGCATATTTTAGAACATGATTTTACAGGAAAATCTGTTTTAGATATGGGTAGCGGAACAGGTGTTTTGGCAATTTTAGCAGCAATGAAAAATGCAGGTTCTATAGATGCAATAGATATAGATAATTGGTGTTACTTAAATGCTTTAGAAAATAAAGAACGTAACAATTGTAGCCAAATAAATGTTTTTGAGGGAGATGTTAGCTTGCTTAAAGACCAGAAGTATAATATTATTATAGCTAATATTAATAGAAATATTTTATTAGCAGATATACCAGAGTATGCAAAGTGTTTAACTAAAGACGGTATTTTATTTTTAAGCGGATTTTACAAAGAAGATATCCCGGTAATTACAGAAAAATGTAATGAAGTAGGTTTAAAGTTTGAAAAAAATCTTGAAAAAAATAATTGGGTTGCCGTAAAATATGTATTTTAG
- the tpiA gene encoding triose-phosphate isomerase, protein MRAKIVAGNWKMNKTLTETNALLAELAGKLPDTEAEVMVAPTYVNLAAAVQDVKSSTIQVIAQNMHFAENGAYTGEISADMLLDIGINTAIIGHSERRAYFGETDEILAKKVITALEKNIRVVFCFGEELEDRKSDNHFNVVASQLKNALFNLKPEAWSNIVLAYEPVWAIGTGETASPEQAQEMHAFIRKTIANEYTTEIAEAVSILYGGSVKPANAKEIFSKTDVDGGLIGGAALKADDFIAIIDAI, encoded by the coding sequence ATGAGAGCAAAAATAGTTGCAGGTAACTGGAAAATGAATAAAACCTTAACAGAAACAAATGCTTTATTAGCAGAGCTAGCTGGTAAATTACCAGATACAGAAGCAGAAGTTATGGTAGCACCAACCTATGTAAATTTAGCAGCGGCTGTACAAGATGTAAAATCATCTACAATACAGGTAATTGCACAAAATATGCACTTTGCAGAAAACGGAGCTTATACTGGTGAAATTTCTGCAGATATGTTGTTAGATATTGGTATAAATACAGCAATTATTGGTCACTCTGAGCGTAGAGCTTATTTTGGAGAAACTGATGAAATTTTAGCTAAAAAAGTAATTACTGCTTTAGAAAAAAATATACGTGTTGTTTTTTGTTTTGGTGAAGAATTAGAAGATCGTAAATCTGATAATCATTTTAACGTTGTTGCATCTCAATTAAAAAATGCACTTTTTAATTTAAAGCCAGAAGCTTGGTCTAACATTGTTTTGGCATATGAACCAGTATGGGCAATTGGTACAGGTGAAACTGCATCTCCAGAACAAGCGCAAGAAATGCACGCTTTTATTAGAAAAACAATAGCTAATGAGTATACTACAGAAATTGCAGAAGCTGTTTCTATTTTATACGGTGGTAGTGTAAAACCTGCAAATGCTAAAGAAATTTTTTCTAAGACAGATGTAGATGGTGGCTTAATTGGTGGAGCAGCACTAAAAGCAGACGATTTTATTGCTATTATAGACGCAATATAA
- a CDS encoding GyrI-like domain-containing protein, translating into MGNLVSITPEIKELEPKILIGIKKEVSVLTMDNVTHWKSFMTRREEVTNHIKGEYYSVQDYGKEYSFVNFNPAAKFNKWAAVAVLKKHEVPSGMQMLELKGGLYAVFLYKGMAKDFSSAFQYIFSEWLAKSDYDLDQRPHFEFLDHRYLGAANPDSVEEVWIPIKSKKH; encoded by the coding sequence ATGGGTAACTTAGTAAGTATAACACCAGAGATAAAAGAATTAGAACCTAAAATTTTAATAGGTATTAAAAAGGAGGTTTCTGTACTTACTATGGATAATGTTACACACTGGAAAAGTTTTATGACTAGGAGAGAAGAAGTAACTAACCATATTAAAGGCGAATATTATTCGGTTCAAGATTATGGAAAAGAGTACTCTTTTGTAAATTTTAACCCAGCAGCAAAGTTTAATAAATGGGCAGCTGTAGCAGTGTTAAAAAAACATGAGGTTCCTAGCGGTATGCAAATGTTAGAGCTTAAAGGTGGTTTGTATGCTGTGTTTTTATACAAGGGTATGGCCAAAGATTTTTCTTCTGCATTTCAATATATATTTTCAGAATGGCTAGCTAAGTCAGATTATGACCTAGACCAAAGACCACATTTTGAGTTTTTAGACCACAGATATTTAGGAGCAGCAAATCCAGATTCTGTAGAGGAAGTTTGGATACCAATAAAAAGCAAAAAACATTAA
- a CDS encoding PH domain-containing protein translates to MIFKSRKDNLFNGIMIVVILLLCSVLFFSIFNEVKTTNHIVSAVINVLVLCLILWVFYGTSYKLNSTTLSYKSGPFKGDILIKDIHQIIKGKTLWVGLKPATASKGLIIKYNKFDEVYISPKTNNSFIKEILKHNSSIKIIEA, encoded by the coding sequence ATGATTTTTAAAAGTAGAAAAGATAATTTGTTCAATGGTATTATGATAGTTGTAATACTATTATTATGCTCAGTTCTTTTCTTTAGTATTTTTAATGAAGTAAAAACTACAAATCACATAGTTAGTGCAGTAATTAACGTTTTGGTATTATGCTTAATATTGTGGGTGTTTTATGGTACAAGCTACAAGCTTAATTCTACAACTTTAAGTTATAAAAGTGGTCCGTTTAAAGGTGATATTCTTATTAAAGATATACACCAAATTATAAAAGGTAAAACACTATGGGTTGGTCTTAAGCCAGCTACAGCAAGTAAAGGCTTAATTATAAAATATAATAAGTTTGATGAGGTTTACATAAGCCCAAAAACAAACAATAGCTTTATCAAAGAAATTTTAAAGCATAATAGTTCCATAAAAATTATTGAAGCATAA
- a CDS encoding BT_3928 family protein, protein MKFLVGLSRVFVGILFIISGLIKLNDPVGFSFKLEEYFSVGVLNMPFFEPHALSISIVVVIVEVLLGIMLLVGYRPKFTVYSLLGMIVFFTFLTFYSFYFNKVTDCGCFGDAIKLTPFQSFIKDVILLFYILLLFFGIKHIKPLFNFNVTRGIVLLGLLACVLFANYVLDHLPVKDFRPYKIGANIVEGMSVPEGAPEPIFDYEWKFNVNGEEKIYVTQGDYPTVDGEYVSVETTEVQKGYEPPIHDFTIEKDDEDFASSLLQEDNLVMVIAYDLAKSDYDAFTAIKTVTDKAIAKGYKVIGMSASNNDLSSQIVKKYNLDFSFYFTDETALKTVVRSNPAVLVLEKGTIKQKVHYNDVDDLKF, encoded by the coding sequence AGAAGAATATTTTAGCGTTGGTGTATTAAATATGCCTTTTTTTGAGCCTCACGCTTTATCAATTTCTATAGTAGTTGTAATTGTAGAAGTATTACTTGGTATTATGCTTTTGGTTGGTTACAGACCAAAGTTTACAGTATATAGCTTACTGGGGATGATTGTCTTTTTTACCTTTTTAACCTTCTATTCTTTCTATTTTAATAAAGTAACAGATTGTGGTTGCTTTGGAGATGCAATAAAACTTACTCCTTTTCAGTCTTTTATTAAAGACGTAATACTATTATTTTATATTCTACTTTTATTCTTTGGAATTAAACATATAAAGCCACTTTTTAATTTTAATGTAACAAGAGGCATTGTTTTGCTAGGCTTACTTGCCTGTGTGTTATTTGCAAACTACGTACTAGACCATTTGCCTGTTAAAGATTTTAGACCTTATAAAATTGGTGCTAATATAGTAGAAGGTATGTCTGTGCCAGAAGGTGCGCCAGAGCCAATTTTTGATTACGAATGGAAGTTTAATGTAAACGGCGAAGAAAAAATATACGTTACACAAGGAGATTACCCAACTGTAGATGGCGAGTATGTAAGTGTAGAAACTACAGAGGTACAAAAAGGGTACGAGCCACCTATACACGATTTTACAATTGAAAAAGATGATGAAGATTTTGCATCTTCTTTATTGCAAGAAGATAACTTGGTTATGGTAATTGCATATGATTTGGCAAAAAGTGATTATGATGCTTTTACGGCAATAAAAACAGTTACAGACAAAGCTATAGCTAAGGGATATAAAGTTATTGGGATGTCTGCTTCTAACAATGATTTATCTAGTCAAATTGTAAAAAAATACAATCTAGATTTTAGTTTTTATTTTACAGATGAAACTGCGTTAAAAACTGTAGTTCGTTCTAATCCGGCTGTTTTGGTATTAGAAAAAGGTACAATTAAACAAAAAGTACATTATAATGATGTAGATGATTTAAAGTTTTAA